One window from the genome of Pseudonocardia hierapolitana encodes:
- a CDS encoding DUF2332 domain-containing protein: MTRTDPAVVAGQAMAIADAWSPPDAPQSWWLTSATFAAIAREDVLRELAAEIPPDRLPPLLLAAVLEYLVGAEPDAPIARHYPVPGGEQPPPDPAFGAELAAFAAARRDRVAQLCEAHRYQMNEVARCVDVLPALGMIAAADDRPIALVDLGTGAGLGLHLDRYRYTYRAPDGSARTVGDPAAPVRLSCVVRAGAPPLPPSVPVIADRVGIDVEPLDLTDPDTLAWLAACVPPEAGAVTRFAEASTLARAEPARSVRGSLLDVLSDVVADLPPDALVCLVDTYVHVFLPPADLARFDDLLAQIGRGRDLDWVSVDPLVPLGPDARRTVQHLDVPPEWIEENRKGGVFGVIGHVRIRDGVRTGTVLGRAHPGAAWLEWTG, encoded by the coding sequence ATGACGCGCACCGATCCCGCGGTCGTCGCGGGACAGGCCATGGCGATCGCGGACGCGTGGTCGCCGCCCGACGCCCCGCAGAGCTGGTGGCTCACCTCGGCGACGTTCGCGGCGATCGCGCGGGAGGACGTCCTGCGGGAGCTGGCCGCCGAGATCCCACCCGACCGCCTTCCGCCGCTGCTGCTGGCCGCGGTCCTCGAGTACCTCGTCGGGGCCGAGCCGGATGCGCCGATCGCGCGGCACTACCCCGTGCCGGGAGGCGAGCAGCCGCCGCCGGATCCCGCGTTCGGCGCCGAGCTGGCGGCGTTCGCGGCCGCGCGGAGGGACCGCGTCGCACAGCTGTGCGAGGCGCACCGCTACCAGATGAACGAGGTCGCCCGCTGCGTTGATGTGCTGCCTGCGCTCGGCATGATCGCCGCCGCCGACGATCGCCCGATCGCACTGGTCGACCTGGGCACCGGCGCCGGGCTCGGCCTGCATCTGGACCGCTACCGCTATACCTACCGCGCACCCGACGGATCCGCCCGCACGGTCGGCGACCCGGCGGCCCCGGTGCGCCTGTCCTGCGTTGTGCGCGCGGGAGCGCCGCCGCTGCCACCCTCGGTGCCCGTGATCGCCGACCGGGTCGGGATCGACGTCGAGCCGCTGGACCTCACCGACCCCGACACACTGGCCTGGCTCGCCGCCTGCGTCCCTCCCGAGGCGGGCGCGGTCACACGGTTCGCGGAAGCGTCGACGCTTGCCCGCGCCGAGCCCGCGCGGTCGGTGCGCGGCAGCCTGCTCGACGTGCTGTCCGACGTGGTCGCCGACCTCCCGCCCGACGCGCTGGTCTGCCTCGTCGACACCTATGTGCACGTCTTCCTGCCCCCGGCGGACCTCGCCCGGTTCGACGACCTCCTCGCGCAGATCGGCCGCGGGCGAGACCTCGACTGGGTGTCGGTGGACCCCCTCGTCCCGCTCGGCCCCGACGCGCGGCGCACGGTCCAGCACCTCGACGTCCCCCCGGAGTGGATCGAGGAGAACCGGAAGGGCGGCGTGTTCGGCGTGATCGGACACGTCCGGATCCGGGACGGGGTGCGCACGGGGACCGTGCTCGGCCGGGCGCACCCCGGGGCCGCCTGGCTGGAGTGGACGGGCTAG
- a CDS encoding oxygenase MpaB family protein, with protein MTVRRTRPDDGLFGPASVTWRVHLEPVLWVGGFRALLLQSLHPRVIRATYQNSALFDPRRAMSRFQRTVEFVGVRTYGSSADVERAAARVRRLHAALRGHDPDTGETFRIDEPPYLLWVHCAEIDSYTDIALRAGVIDEGEAEQYLAESVRAARVVGLRDAPASRAEMREYLRRTRPVLRLTDEARIAVGGIFAPRGQAPTATKVAVPALATLAMATLPRWARRMYGLPGIPTTDLGATITLRALRLATSLLPDAPAPPDIERARRLVRDRPRKRLALATGSKVGQPG; from the coding sequence GTGACCGTACGCAGAACCCGCCCCGACGACGGCCTCTTCGGACCCGCCTCCGTCACGTGGCGCGTGCACCTGGAACCCGTGCTCTGGGTCGGCGGCTTCCGCGCGCTGCTGCTGCAGTCGCTGCACCCCCGCGTGATCCGGGCGACGTACCAGAACTCGGCTCTGTTCGACCCGCGCCGGGCGATGTCGCGCTTCCAACGAACCGTCGAGTTCGTGGGCGTGCGCACGTACGGTTCCAGCGCCGACGTCGAACGGGCCGCGGCGCGGGTGCGCAGGCTGCACGCCGCGCTGCGCGGCCACGACCCGGACACCGGCGAGACGTTCCGCATCGACGAGCCGCCCTACCTGCTGTGGGTGCACTGCGCTGAGATCGACTCCTACACCGACATCGCTCTGCGGGCCGGCGTGATCGACGAGGGCGAGGCCGAGCAATACCTCGCCGAGAGCGTGCGCGCCGCCCGCGTGGTGGGGCTGCGTGATGCACCGGCCTCCCGGGCCGAGATGCGGGAGTACTTGCGGCGCACGAGGCCGGTGCTCAGATTGACCGACGAGGCACGCATCGCCGTCGGCGGGATCTTCGCTCCGCGCGGCCAGGCGCCCACCGCCACAAAGGTGGCGGTCCCGGCACTCGCCACGCTTGCGATGGCGACGCTCCCGCGGTGGGCCCGGCGGATGTACGGACTGCCCGGGATCCCGACCACCGACCTGGGCGCCACGATCACCCTGCGCGCCCTCCGGCTGGCCACCAGCCTGCTGCCCGACGCGCCCGCCCCGCCGGACATCGAGCGGGCCCGCCGGCTTGTGCGTGATCGACCACGAAAACGGCTTGCCCTCGCGACCGGCAGCAAGGTCGGGCAACCCGGCTGA
- a CDS encoding EthD domain-containing protein: MVKLVYILRARDDVDPGQFHRYWLEVHGPKVRAVAEAIRARRYVQSHTIDTRLNDALVESRGMAPIYEGITEVWWDTLDDLHAAVASADGAEAMQMLLEDESTFIDFARSTIFMTEEHEIFDHTVAPDGGTAGTGASLS; the protein is encoded by the coding sequence ATGGTCAAGCTGGTGTACATCCTGCGCGCCCGCGACGATGTCGACCCCGGCCAGTTCCACCGGTACTGGCTCGAGGTGCACGGGCCCAAGGTGCGCGCGGTCGCCGAGGCGATCCGGGCCCGCCGCTACGTGCAGAGCCACACCATCGACACCCGGTTGAACGACGCGCTCGTGGAGAGCCGCGGCATGGCGCCGATCTACGAGGGAATCACCGAGGTGTGGTGGGACACGTTGGACGACCTGCACGCGGCGGTGGCGAGTGCCGATGGCGCCGAGGCGATGCAGATGCTGCTCGAGGACGAGTCGACCTTCATCGATTTCGCGCGGTCGACCATCTTCATGACGGAGGAGCACGAGATCTTCGACCACACCGTGGCGCCCGACGGTGGTACCGCGGGAACCGGGGCGAGCCTATCGTGA
- a CDS encoding thiolase family protein, with amino-acid sequence MSDVVIAGAAMTRFGKFPDSTIRVLAEEAVSDALADAAIGAADVGMVFFSNAVAGIITGQEMIRGQVALRHTGLLGLPMVNVENACASASTAFHLAVGAVASGSVDVALAVGAEKMTHEDKARSFAAIGTAVDLLQLEDLKQWARGGSAGSPLPEEAEDSSGKRSFFMDVYAANTRAYMEATGATVDDFAEVAVKSHEHAALNPKAQYRSPVSREEVLASRMVSDPLTLLMCSPIGDGAAAVVVCSAERAKRLGADAVRVRSCALVSGMDRTGDEPGAVERAAARAYEAGGIGPADLDVVELHDAAAPAELMTYEELGMCARGEGAALLRSGETRLGGRRVVNPSGGLLSKGHPIGATGCGQIVELADQLRGRCGERQVEGARTALAENGGGFLGRDAAAMVVTVLSN; translated from the coding sequence ATGAGCGATGTCGTGATCGCCGGAGCGGCGATGACCCGCTTCGGCAAGTTCCCCGACAGCACCATCAGGGTGCTGGCCGAGGAAGCGGTGTCAGACGCGCTCGCCGACGCCGCTATCGGCGCAGCCGACGTCGGGATGGTGTTCTTCTCCAACGCCGTCGCCGGGATCATCACCGGTCAGGAGATGATCCGCGGCCAGGTGGCGCTGCGGCACACCGGCCTGCTCGGGTTGCCGATGGTCAACGTCGAGAACGCGTGCGCGTCCGCCTCCACCGCGTTCCACCTCGCGGTCGGCGCCGTCGCGTCCGGCTCGGTGGACGTGGCGCTCGCCGTCGGCGCGGAGAAGATGACCCATGAGGACAAGGCGCGCTCATTCGCGGCGATCGGCACCGCCGTCGACCTCCTCCAGCTCGAGGACCTCAAGCAGTGGGCCCGCGGCGGCTCGGCAGGCTCCCCGCTGCCCGAGGAGGCGGAAGACTCCAGCGGCAAGCGATCGTTCTTCATGGACGTGTACGCCGCCAACACCAGGGCGTACATGGAAGCCACCGGAGCGACGGTCGATGACTTCGCCGAGGTCGCCGTCAAGAGCCACGAGCACGCGGCGTTGAACCCGAAGGCGCAGTACCGCTCTCCGGTCAGCCGGGAGGAGGTGCTGGCCAGCCGCATGGTGTCCGACCCACTCACGCTGTTGATGTGCTCCCCGATCGGCGACGGTGCCGCCGCCGTGGTGGTGTGCTCGGCCGAGCGGGCCAAGCGGTTGGGCGCCGACGCGGTGCGGGTGCGCAGCTGTGCGCTGGTATCGGGCATGGACCGAACCGGCGACGAGCCCGGGGCGGTCGAGCGAGCGGCGGCACGGGCCTACGAGGCCGGCGGGATCGGGCCTGCCGATCTCGACGTCGTCGAGCTGCACGACGCCGCGGCCCCCGCCGAGCTGATGACCTACGAGGAGCTCGGGATGTGCGCTCGCGGCGAGGGCGCGGCCCTGCTGCGCTCCGGCGAGACCCGGCTCGGTGGGCGGCGCGTCGTGAACCCGAGCGGAGGGCTGCTGTCCAAGGGGCACCCGATCGGCGCGACCGGCTGCGGCCAGATCGTCGAGCTGGCCGATCAGCTGCGCGGCAGGTGCGGGGAACGGCAGGTCGAGGGGGCGCGGACCGCACTGGCGGAGAACGGCGGCGGGTTCCTCGGCCGGGACGCCGCAGCGATGGTCGTCACGGTGCTGTCGAACTAG
- a CDS encoding helix-turn-helix domain-containing protein: protein MPSRLNGQSVAVGAAHRSAPVENFLRRLVCADTVAAATQAAVDVVREALPADVSWCGITSGDYLTMAAHSGMRTAEMPALWRLRVGQGIGGRVAKEGRTITTRDYRRDPRRVPVMKRIIDAEGIRGGICAPLTDGIEVLGVLYADQRTPRDWTAPEMHFVTGIAHDTGTALGRIRERQRERQRAEEAEQRARDKSRTLDVVRAAATSLARSGDISAGVDMLAQHLGYDVELLDPAREPLGETPSDAGAAPVRLLVDVGDEPLGALCVRADHEPTSSDAELVDVCARLIALQLLRERAALQSELRVHGELLDDLLEGRTDDRNGLLSRAALLGVDLKVPRYVVCIGLRAPSGELDREDAARAVSRRPFSQVEQGIRRYAPESIVVPRGGDIVVLLAAGTTDPGQIQRALEAVLSAAHTAEGLAAGLGRMCIRVADYAESYAQAALALSLARTRGRREVVLSAADLGLYGLLVGGSTRQSLESMVESALGPILEADAVGGSEYVKTLDAYLASDRHLERAAACLHVHPNTVRYRLAKVQETLGVNLRDVDDRFLLELALRVQAALDGQ from the coding sequence GTGCCCTCGCGGCTGAACGGCCAGTCCGTCGCCGTCGGTGCCGCGCACCGTTCGGCCCCGGTCGAGAACTTCCTGCGCAGGCTGGTGTGCGCAGACACCGTCGCCGCTGCCACTCAGGCCGCGGTAGACGTCGTGCGGGAAGCCCTGCCGGCCGATGTGAGCTGGTGCGGGATCACCAGTGGCGACTACCTGACGATGGCCGCCCACAGCGGGATGCGGACCGCCGAGATGCCCGCGCTGTGGCGGCTTCGCGTGGGTCAGGGCATCGGCGGACGGGTGGCCAAGGAGGGCCGCACCATCACCACCCGCGACTACCGGCGGGACCCGCGCCGCGTTCCGGTGATGAAACGGATCATCGACGCCGAGGGGATCCGTGGGGGGATCTGCGCACCCCTGACGGACGGTATCGAGGTCCTGGGTGTGCTGTACGCCGACCAGCGCACCCCACGGGACTGGACCGCGCCCGAGATGCATTTCGTCACCGGGATCGCCCATGACACGGGAACGGCACTGGGCCGGATCAGGGAGCGGCAACGCGAGCGGCAGCGCGCCGAGGAGGCCGAGCAGAGAGCCAGGGACAAGTCCCGCACGCTCGACGTCGTTCGGGCGGCCGCCACCTCGCTTGCTCGCAGTGGCGACATCAGCGCAGGCGTCGACATGCTGGCCCAGCACCTCGGGTACGACGTCGAGCTGCTCGACCCCGCGCGCGAGCCGCTGGGGGAGACCCCATCGGACGCCGGGGCCGCGCCGGTACGGCTCCTGGTCGACGTCGGCGACGAGCCGCTCGGCGCGCTGTGTGTCCGCGCCGACCACGAGCCGACGTCCTCCGACGCGGAACTCGTGGACGTGTGCGCGCGGCTGATCGCGCTGCAGCTGCTGCGCGAACGTGCCGCGCTCCAGAGCGAACTGCGGGTACACGGCGAGCTCCTCGACGATCTGCTCGAGGGCCGAACCGATGACCGGAACGGGCTCCTGAGCCGGGCTGCGCTGCTCGGCGTGGACCTCAAGGTGCCCCGCTACGTGGTGTGCATCGGCCTGCGCGCCCCGTCGGGCGAGCTGGATCGGGAGGACGCCGCACGCGCGGTCTCCCGACGCCCCTTCAGTCAGGTCGAACAGGGCATCCGCCGGTATGCGCCCGAATCCATCGTCGTGCCCCGCGGCGGGGACATCGTCGTGCTGCTCGCCGCGGGAACAACCGATCCTGGGCAGATCCAGCGAGCTCTGGAGGCGGTTCTCTCCGCCGCGCACACGGCGGAAGGCCTCGCGGCCGGGCTGGGCCGGATGTGCATCCGGGTCGCCGACTACGCGGAGTCCTACGCGCAGGCCGCGCTCGCGTTGAGCCTGGCGCGCACGCGCGGGCGGCGCGAGGTGGTGCTCTCGGCCGCCGACCTCGGTCTGTACGGCCTGCTGGTCGGAGGCTCGACGCGGCAGTCGCTGGAGTCGATGGTCGAGAGCGCGCTGGGTCCGATTCTCGAGGCGGACGCGGTCGGGGGGTCGGAGTACGTCAAGACCCTCGACGCCTATCTCGCCAGCGACCGGCATCTCGAGCGGGCCGCGGCGTGCCTGCACGTCCATCCGAACACCGTGCGCTACCGGTTGGCCAAGGTGCAGGAGACGCTCGGCGTGAACCTGCGGGACGTGGACGACCGGTTCCTGCTCGAGCTCGCGCTGCGGGTCCAAGCGGCGCTGGACGGCCAGTAG
- a CDS encoding FAD-dependent monooxygenase has product MCPTASFGLPQYETERLLADRLAELGGRVERGVELVCFAQDTDGVTAVLRGPDGESQVWADYLVGCDGAHSAVRKGLGLAFTGDAFPEEYMLGDVQVDWNQPVGYGIRSMHQVDGNTDDVLVAIPLPGRRRYRMSMLVPDVLASAPAQQDGVEHGLESDRAPQLQHIQAVLDRLAPEPTRASHLRWSSVFRISHRIVDRYQRGRVFVAGDAAHIHPPTGAQGMNTGIQDAVALAWRLALAVKGMAADGLLESYDAERRPVGEEVVGRTVRHARAGFETDDPETMLRREAQLLVAYPDSPLVGEGAGAEALKGGPAPGSRAPDCRGLRRPAVAFPLRLHELLDGRRHTLLLCADEAEQLAELAAVVALARDRAKGHVDVRLVLAADSEISDDTAGGLLDGPPVPVVRDSAGEFQTAYGAVGGCCYLIRPDGQVGFRAGRTRAEELGAHLAKVLAA; this is encoded by the coding sequence ATGTGCCCTACGGCTTCGTTCGGGTTGCCGCAGTACGAGACGGAGCGGCTGCTCGCCGACCGGCTAGCCGAGCTCGGCGGCCGGGTCGAACGCGGCGTGGAGCTCGTGTGCTTCGCCCAGGACACCGACGGCGTCACGGCCGTGCTGCGCGGGCCGGACGGCGAGTCGCAGGTGTGGGCGGACTATCTCGTCGGGTGCGACGGCGCGCACAGCGCTGTCCGCAAGGGCCTCGGACTGGCGTTCACGGGCGACGCGTTCCCCGAGGAGTACATGCTCGGCGATGTGCAGGTCGACTGGAACCAGCCGGTGGGCTACGGCATCCGGTCGATGCACCAGGTCGACGGGAACACCGACGACGTGCTCGTCGCGATCCCCTTGCCCGGCCGACGCCGGTACCGGATGTCGATGTTGGTTCCCGACGTGCTGGCCTCCGCGCCGGCACAGCAGGACGGTGTCGAGCACGGCCTCGAGTCCGACCGCGCCCCGCAGCTCCAACACATCCAGGCCGTCCTGGACCGGCTCGCCCCCGAGCCGACCCGCGCATCCCACCTCAGGTGGTCGTCGGTGTTCCGCATCAGCCACCGCATCGTCGATCGCTACCAACGCGGCCGGGTGTTCGTGGCCGGAGACGCCGCGCACATCCACCCCCCGACCGGCGCGCAGGGGATGAACACCGGCATCCAGGACGCGGTCGCGCTGGCGTGGAGGTTGGCGCTGGCCGTCAAGGGCATGGCCGCCGATGGACTGCTGGAAAGCTACGACGCGGAACGACGCCCCGTCGGCGAGGAAGTGGTGGGCCGCACCGTGCGGCACGCCCGCGCCGGCTTCGAGACCGACGACCCGGAGACCATGCTCCGCCGCGAGGCCCAACTGCTGGTCGCATACCCGGACAGCCCGCTGGTCGGCGAAGGCGCCGGCGCCGAAGCGCTCAAAGGGGGACCAGCTCCCGGCTCGCGCGCTCCGGACTGCCGGGGCTTGCGTCGCCCCGCGGTGGCATTCCCACTCCGGCTGCACGAGCTGCTCGACGGGCGACGCCACACACTGCTGCTCTGCGCCGACGAGGCCGAGCAGCTCGCCGAACTGGCAGCCGTCGTGGCGCTGGCTCGGGACCGGGCCAAGGGCCACGTCGACGTCCGACTCGTCCTCGCCGCCGACTCGGAGATCAGCGACGACACGGCCGGCGGGCTGCTCGACGGACCCCCGGTGCCGGTGGTGCGGGACTCGGCCGGTGAGTTCCAGACCGCCTACGGCGCGGTCGGTGGCTGCTGCTACCTCATCCGCCCCGATGGGCAGGTCGGGTTCCGTGCGGGTCGGACGCGCGCCGAGGAGCTGGGGGCCCACCTCGCCAAAGTCCTAGCCGCCTGA
- a CDS encoding AMP-binding protein, which yields MARAQGAVEQLIRQRVADHPDDPWLLWHDDRVPWRDVLSNAQRTANGLLELGIRPGERVAIMMANRPEFIWVHLGILLIGASSVPVNISQRGPTLTHILADSDTAAVVCQRDLRDVVLAVRDDLPALRCVIAEGGPGGGVDCDLERLLSGADREPDVELAEPTGGVGMMYTSGTTGPPKGVVATNYDLTPLTVLLESSGVRPGETMYTGLPLFHGNALLVSMIGSIIRDARLALAPRFTASGFFDDCRRYGAVAANSLGGMISILLKQPDRPDDRDNPLRVVLSAGCPPDRWREFEERFGVRIIEWFGMVDSPGILLNDVGRVGSMGRSGVSGVEFRVVDDDDRPQPPGTVGELVFRHPRGRMTTYHKLPDATERAYRGGWFHSGDLAEYDEDGFFYYRGRKTESMRRLGENISAWEIETVVNSHRGVLESAAHSVASDLGEDEVKVCIVARPGMTVTPEEILDHCAGRIARHAMPRYVEFLDELPKTATERNQYAALRARGVTPGTWDREQAGYPIGKADAGRRSG from the coding sequence ATGGCTCGGGCGCAAGGAGCGGTCGAACAGCTCATCCGGCAACGCGTCGCGGACCATCCCGACGATCCCTGGCTGTTGTGGCACGACGATCGGGTCCCGTGGCGCGACGTGCTGTCGAACGCGCAGCGGACGGCGAACGGGCTGCTGGAGCTCGGGATCCGCCCCGGCGAGCGAGTGGCGATCATGATGGCGAACCGCCCGGAGTTCATCTGGGTGCACCTGGGGATCCTGCTGATCGGTGCCTCGTCGGTGCCGGTGAACATCTCCCAGCGCGGCCCGACACTCACCCACATCCTGGCCGATTCCGATACCGCCGCCGTGGTCTGCCAGCGGGATCTGCGGGACGTGGTGCTCGCCGTTCGCGACGATCTTCCCGCCCTTCGCTGCGTGATCGCCGAGGGAGGTCCCGGTGGCGGCGTCGACTGCGACCTCGAACGGCTGCTCTCGGGAGCCGACCGCGAACCGGACGTCGAGCTCGCCGAACCGACGGGTGGCGTCGGGATGATGTACACGTCCGGCACCACCGGCCCGCCCAAGGGCGTTGTGGCCACGAACTACGACCTCACCCCGCTCACGGTGCTGCTCGAGTCCTCGGGTGTGCGGCCGGGCGAGACGATGTACACCGGGCTGCCGCTCTTCCACGGCAACGCGCTGCTGGTCTCGATGATCGGATCGATCATCCGCGACGCCAGGCTCGCGCTGGCGCCGCGGTTCACCGCATCGGGTTTCTTCGACGACTGCCGCCGTTACGGGGCCGTGGCGGCCAACTCCCTCGGCGGGATGATCTCGATCCTGCTCAAGCAGCCCGATCGCCCCGACGACCGGGACAACCCGCTGCGCGTCGTGCTGTCCGCAGGATGCCCGCCGGATCGGTGGCGGGAGTTCGAGGAGCGCTTCGGCGTCCGCATCATCGAGTGGTTCGGCATGGTCGACTCGCCCGGCATCCTGCTCAACGACGTGGGCCGGGTCGGGTCGATGGGGCGTTCCGGGGTGTCCGGCGTCGAGTTCCGGGTGGTCGACGACGACGACCGACCGCAGCCCCCCGGCACCGTCGGCGAGCTGGTGTTCCGCCACCCCAGAGGCCGGATGACGACGTACCACAAACTTCCCGATGCGACCGAGCGGGCGTACCGAGGCGGCTGGTTCCACTCCGGCGACCTCGCGGAGTACGACGAGGACGGGTTCTTCTACTACCGGGGACGCAAGACGGAGTCGATGCGCCGGCTCGGCGAGAACATCTCGGCCTGGGAGATCGAAACGGTCGTGAACAGCCATCGGGGCGTCCTGGAGAGTGCAGCCCATTCCGTGGCGTCCGACCTCGGCGAGGACGAGGTGAAGGTCTGCATCGTCGCGCGCCCGGGCATGACCGTCACCCCCGAGGAGATCCTCGACCACTGCGCGGGCCGGATCGCGCGGCACGCGATGCCGCGCTACGTGGAGTTCCTCGACGAGCTGCCCAAGACCGCCACCGAGCGCAACCAGTACGCGGCGCTGCGGGCCCGTGGCGTGACGCCCGGAACGTGGGACCGCGAGCAGGCCGGCTACCCCATCGGCAAAGCCGACGCTGGACGGAGGAGCGGATGA
- a CDS encoding nitroreductase family protein: MEFKQVVGDRRTIRFFEPNQPVEPEKIQVMLEAANRASRAVNADFIKAVVCYRDELTDDVREQLKTPTTTVQLDLAPVAIFWYGDLTFAQGAQERLKELTDLGALPVTHGWSHAYVDEVAYAQVVEPLSKDATASVWAVSVECGLAIAQAMLAGVDEGLGVGLHAFNSEVAKKALDIPDTWLPMWMLLVGYPAEDRKAGGQRPRRSLSTNFHRGRYGNPWEEIPEVTERLRKEGMIQEPMDPEARAREVRQLAERFGLPL; encoded by the coding sequence ATGGAGTTCAAGCAGGTCGTCGGCGACCGGCGCACCATCCGGTTCTTCGAGCCGAACCAGCCGGTCGAACCGGAGAAGATCCAGGTCATGTTGGAGGCCGCCAACCGTGCCTCCCGTGCTGTGAACGCCGACTTCATCAAGGCCGTTGTGTGCTACCGCGACGAGCTGACCGACGATGTGCGCGAACAGCTCAAGACTCCCACCACGACCGTCCAGCTCGATCTCGCCCCGGTGGCGATCTTCTGGTACGGCGACCTGACCTTCGCCCAGGGCGCGCAGGAGCGGCTCAAGGAGCTCACCGACCTCGGGGCGCTGCCCGTGACGCACGGCTGGTCGCACGCCTACGTCGACGAGGTTGCCTACGCCCAGGTCGTCGAGCCGCTGTCGAAGGACGCGACGGCGAGCGTCTGGGCGGTCTCGGTCGAGTGCGGCCTTGCCATCGCGCAGGCGATGCTGGCCGGCGTCGACGAGGGCCTCGGCGTCGGCCTGCACGCCTTCAACTCCGAGGTCGCGAAGAAGGCGCTCGACATCCCCGACACCTGGCTCCCGATGTGGATGCTGCTGGTCGGCTACCCCGCCGAGGACCGCAAGGCCGGTGGCCAGCGACCGCGCCGGTCACTGTCGACGAACTTCCACCGGGGTCGCTACGGCAATCCCTGGGAGGAGATCCCCGAGGTGACCGAGCGACTCCGGAAGGAGGGGATGATCCAGGAACCGATGGACCCCGAGGCGCGCGCCCGCGAGGTCCGACAGCTGGCCGAGCGCTTCGGCCTGCCCCTGTGA
- a CDS encoding cation diffusion facilitator family transporter, with protein MTTQWHTRDSSALLLSVVASSVFAVGSLVWGLLAGSQMIVFDGLYSFVSVALSLLAVWALRAARSGPDERYPWGREIFEPLTITVKAAALAGLCAYAMVGGIEEIFAGGREIEAGWAVLYGAVATAVGLGVSLVLRRMSRGATDLVRAEAAEWMGDALLSIGAFAGFGVALGLQLAGRGDLARYVDPAMVVLTSAIYLRIPLRLAVEGLREVLTMSAAPAMREQVSALVDDVAREWGLAEPAVRQSKVGTRLDVDIMFLVDAGSTARSVEEFDRVRAQLEDRLRVTGLEPSLSVGFTADPRWVA; from the coding sequence GTGACGACGCAGTGGCACACCCGCGACTCGAGCGCACTGCTGCTCTCCGTGGTGGCGTCGAGCGTGTTCGCCGTGGGATCGCTGGTTTGGGGCCTGCTCGCGGGCTCGCAGATGATCGTGTTCGACGGGCTGTACTCGTTCGTCTCCGTGGCGCTGTCGCTGCTGGCCGTGTGGGCGCTGCGGGCCGCGCGCTCGGGGCCGGACGAACGCTATCCGTGGGGCCGGGAGATCTTCGAGCCGTTGACGATCACTGTCAAGGCGGCGGCGTTGGCGGGCCTGTGCGCCTACGCGATGGTCGGCGGGATCGAGGAGATCTTCGCGGGCGGGCGGGAGATCGAAGCGGGCTGGGCGGTGCTGTACGGGGCCGTCGCCACCGCGGTCGGCCTCGGCGTGTCGCTCGTGCTGCGGCGGATGAGCCGCGGCGCCACCGACCTGGTGCGCGCGGAGGCCGCGGAGTGGATGGGCGACGCTCTGCTGTCCATCGGCGCGTTCGCGGGGTTCGGGGTGGCGCTGGGCCTGCAGCTCGCCGGGCGCGGCGACCTCGCCCGCTACGTCGACCCGGCCATGGTCGTCCTGACCTCGGCGATCTACCTGCGGATTCCGCTCCGGCTGGCCGTCGAGGGCCTGCGCGAGGTGTTGACGATGAGCGCGGCACCCGCGATGCGGGAGCAGGTGTCAGCGCTCGTCGACGATGTGGCGCGGGAGTGGGGCCTCGCCGAGCCCGCGGTACGGCAGTCCAAGGTGGGCACGCGGCTGGATGTCGACATCATGTTCCTCGTGGACGCGGGGTCGACTGCCCGCAGCGTCGAGGAGTTCGACCGCGTCCGCGCGCAGTTGGAGGACCGGCTGCGGGTGACCGGGCTGGAGCCGTCGCTGTCGGTGGGCTTCACCGCCGACCCGCGGTGGGTGGCCTGA